Proteins from a genomic interval of Bdellovibrio sp. GT3:
- a CDS encoding alkyl/aryl-sulfatase translates to MHKRLLRGSLAVLFATSVSHGAELPDGKATEHTKRENQKYLKMLDFNDKEEFELAQKGFIATLDNPLIKGKDGKTVFSLAAFDFVKGDAAPDTTNPSLWRQSQLTRIHGLFKVTDKIYQIRGFDLSNMTLIEGKTGWILIDPLLSAETAAAGLKLANDKLGQRPVKAVIYTHSHVDHFAGAGGVITEADAKSKKVQVIAPEGFMEEAVSENLYAGNAMGRRADYMYGRTLQNSPIGNLGTGLGPGTAIGSTTLIPPNKTITKTGEKLTVDGVEIVFQMAPGTEAPSEMLFYFPQMKALCLSEDATSTMHNLYTLRGAKVRSPAVWTNALSETLSMFGSKADVSFASHHWPRWGNAKVVEHISKQRDMYKFINDQTLRLANQGYDAEEIAEKIKLPDTLAKEFYNRGYYGSLSHNVKATFQLYLGFYNGNPATLHKHPRTEAAKRYVAAIGGASKVMKVGREAFDKGDYRWTAELVNHLVYAEPNNKEARQLQAAALEQLGFQAESGPWRDVYLSGAAELRGRVPGEATPFVDTRTLPLAMLIDYTGMRLNPEKTAGKSMKIGLALNNSKEKQTLELNNSVLHVRKAIPNEKLDATYTMSSSDFGAVLGGMESSADLQKSGKLKSTGKTGALNELVSMLDTFDHSFNLIAPVVEKTGKSDHMASAEASN, encoded by the coding sequence ATGCACAAACGTTTGTTGCGAGGGTCTCTCGCTGTCTTATTTGCGACTTCAGTCAGCCACGGAGCTGAACTTCCGGATGGCAAAGCCACAGAGCATACCAAGCGGGAAAATCAAAAGTACCTGAAGATGCTGGATTTCAATGACAAGGAAGAATTCGAGCTTGCTCAGAAGGGATTTATAGCAACTTTGGATAATCCTTTGATCAAAGGTAAGGACGGCAAAACTGTCTTTAGCCTTGCCGCGTTTGACTTTGTCAAAGGGGATGCCGCGCCCGACACAACCAATCCAAGTCTATGGCGTCAATCTCAGCTGACTCGCATTCATGGCTTATTTAAAGTAACTGACAAAATTTATCAGATTCGTGGATTTGACCTGTCGAATATGACCTTGATCGAGGGGAAAACCGGATGGATTTTGATCGATCCTCTGCTATCCGCTGAAACTGCGGCGGCCGGCTTGAAGCTGGCAAATGATAAATTGGGACAGCGCCCGGTCAAGGCCGTCATCTACACCCATAGCCACGTGGACCATTTCGCGGGCGCTGGCGGTGTAATCACTGAAGCTGATGCGAAATCGAAAAAGGTTCAAGTCATTGCACCAGAAGGATTCATGGAAGAGGCCGTCAGTGAAAACCTCTATGCCGGAAATGCCATGGGACGCAGAGCTGACTACATGTACGGTCGAACTTTGCAAAACTCTCCGATTGGAAACTTGGGAACAGGATTGGGGCCTGGCACTGCCATCGGATCAACAACATTGATTCCACCAAACAAAACGATCACGAAAACCGGCGAGAAATTGACGGTCGACGGCGTGGAAATTGTTTTCCAGATGGCACCAGGAACTGAAGCGCCTTCAGAAATGCTCTTCTACTTCCCGCAGATGAAAGCACTTTGCCTCTCCGAGGATGCAACTTCCACCATGCATAATCTGTATACTCTGCGTGGCGCGAAAGTACGCAGCCCCGCGGTCTGGACAAACGCACTTTCTGAAACTCTGAGCATGTTTGGATCTAAAGCTGACGTCAGCTTTGCTTCCCATCACTGGCCACGCTGGGGTAACGCTAAAGTCGTGGAGCATATCTCAAAACAAAGAGACATGTACAAGTTCATCAACGATCAGACCTTGCGGCTGGCGAATCAAGGTTATGACGCCGAGGAAATTGCGGAGAAAATCAAACTTCCGGATACATTGGCAAAAGAATTTTACAATCGCGGATACTATGGCTCATTAAGCCACAACGTCAAAGCGACTTTCCAATTGTACTTGGGTTTTTACAACGGAAATCCGGCCACTCTTCACAAACATCCGCGCACGGAAGCAGCCAAGCGTTACGTAGCTGCGATAGGTGGCGCTTCGAAAGTTATGAAGGTCGGTCGTGAGGCGTTCGACAAGGGTGACTACCGCTGGACTGCTGAACTCGTGAATCATCTGGTTTATGCAGAGCCTAACAACAAAGAGGCGCGCCAACTTCAGGCGGCGGCTCTTGAGCAATTGGGCTTCCAGGCAGAGAGCGGTCCATGGAGAGACGTTTACCTTTCAGGAGCTGCTGAGCTGCGTGGACGGGTCCCTGGGGAAGCAACACCTTTCGTGGACACCCGCACTCTTCCATTGGCAATGCTGATCGACTATACAGGCATGCGTCTGAATCCTGAAAAGACAGCTGGCAAATCCATGAAAATTGGACTGGCACTTAACAATTCCAAGGAAAAACAAACGTTGGAACTAAACAACTCCGTCCTTCACGTAAGAAAAGCGATCCCGAACGAAAAACTGGATGCCACATACACCATGTCTTCCAGTGACTTTGGAGCTGTGCTTGGCGGAATGGAGTCATCGGCCGATTTACAAAAAAGCGGCAAGCTCAAATCCACTGGCAAAACCGGAGCACTTAACGAGCTCGTATCTATGCTGGACACATTTGATCACTCCTTCAATCTGATTGCTCCGGTGGTTGAAAAAACCGGCAAGAGCGATCACATGGCAAGTGCAGAAGCTTCGAACTAA
- a CDS encoding TonB-dependent siderophore receptor, whose translation MKKHFGKSKHLISAIVFMLLANSAMAQTTLEAVVIDDTFKANASLLGFPAEDLQKVPVSSQNYSEQELKQNRVLRLADLTTLEASLSDSYNATGYWDMVSIRGYTLDNRSNFRRNGLPISAETSIPLENKSGILILKGLSGVQSGVSSPGGFIDYEVKKSGKKIKDVSVDLSDSGNLLLAADVGGAAGARADYRINLAQENISPHLKHAKGSRSLVAGAISVRIGEYGLLDAELEWSRRSQPSQPGMSLLGDALPEVQNPNINLNNQSWSEPVVFGALTGSVQYSMAVHENLQWNLSAGMQALKNDDYLAYPYGCTKDGNFDRYCSDGTFDFYDYRSENEVRDTESVRTGFAGQVQFENIKHKWNAAILGWKTRERYQRQAYNYVGEGHVDGTAKVPANPTLNDESTNRDSANLQFLASDAMELGRWTAWLGGSWNGVNRSSVRTDGSRRTDYYQSFLLPWAALSYQWSQDLLLYASYAEGMEAYVVPNRSTYANPGEYLPDVRSRQYEIGVRGGQTIQWSVAVFDIHRPLVTDQAPLYQVDGVDRHSGVEVELQGKCVSCEWYVAAMVLEARREDSVLAANLNSKIPVNVPKQTVRSGVEYHLNSMWSLKGRGVFEGERSVTADNSVLIPGWIRWDAGVGYKLKLDGVQLQSELLVENLMNNKYWREAPTQYGHVYLYPGGDRLFSLNVQLFL comes from the coding sequence ATGAAAAAACACTTCGGAAAATCAAAACATTTAATCAGTGCGATCGTCTTCATGCTGCTGGCCAATTCCGCCATGGCGCAAACGACTTTGGAAGCAGTTGTCATTGACGATACCTTTAAGGCCAATGCCTCGCTTTTGGGATTTCCTGCAGAGGATTTACAAAAGGTGCCGGTCAGTTCCCAGAACTATTCCGAACAGGAATTAAAGCAGAACCGCGTACTTCGTCTGGCGGACCTGACGACACTGGAAGCTTCTCTCAGTGACAGCTACAATGCCACGGGCTACTGGGACATGGTCTCCATTCGCGGATACACCTTGGATAATCGCAGTAACTTTCGGCGTAACGGTTTGCCCATCAGTGCCGAGACCTCCATTCCCTTGGAAAACAAGTCGGGCATCCTGATTCTTAAAGGCCTGTCGGGTGTTCAATCCGGTGTCAGCAGTCCAGGGGGATTTATCGACTACGAAGTTAAGAAGTCCGGTAAAAAGATCAAAGACGTTTCTGTTGATCTGTCGGATTCGGGGAATCTTTTGCTGGCCGCTGATGTTGGCGGTGCCGCCGGCGCACGCGCGGATTATCGGATTAATCTCGCTCAGGAAAATATCTCGCCACACTTAAAACATGCAAAAGGCAGTCGATCTTTAGTGGCCGGCGCGATCAGTGTGCGAATTGGTGAATACGGTTTGCTGGATGCGGAGCTTGAGTGGTCAAGGCGGTCGCAACCCAGTCAACCCGGCATGAGTCTTCTGGGGGATGCTTTGCCCGAGGTTCAGAATCCTAACATCAATCTTAATAACCAATCCTGGAGTGAGCCCGTGGTGTTTGGGGCTTTAACTGGAAGTGTGCAGTATTCCATGGCCGTGCATGAAAACCTGCAATGGAATTTATCCGCGGGAATGCAAGCTCTTAAAAATGATGACTACCTGGCGTATCCCTATGGTTGCACCAAAGACGGAAACTTTGACCGTTATTGTTCTGATGGGACTTTTGATTTTTATGACTATCGCAGCGAAAATGAAGTTCGCGATACCGAATCCGTGCGCACTGGATTTGCCGGGCAAGTGCAGTTCGAGAATATAAAACACAAGTGGAATGCGGCGATTTTGGGTTGGAAAACCCGCGAACGCTATCAACGTCAGGCTTATAACTATGTGGGGGAGGGGCATGTCGACGGAACGGCAAAGGTTCCAGCTAATCCGACCTTGAATGATGAGAGTACCAATCGGGATTCTGCCAATCTGCAATTTCTGGCATCAGATGCGATGGAGCTTGGAAGATGGACAGCCTGGTTGGGTGGCAGTTGGAATGGGGTGAACCGAAGCTCCGTGCGAACGGACGGCAGTCGTCGCACGGATTATTATCAGTCGTTTCTTTTGCCCTGGGCGGCACTTTCCTATCAGTGGTCGCAGGATCTACTGCTATACGCGAGCTATGCCGAAGGAATGGAAGCGTACGTTGTGCCGAATCGCAGTACTTACGCCAATCCTGGCGAGTATCTGCCGGATGTGCGCTCCCGTCAGTACGAGATCGGTGTGCGTGGCGGCCAAACGATTCAGTGGAGTGTGGCAGTCTTCGATATCCATCGTCCATTGGTGACAGATCAGGCGCCACTTTATCAGGTTGATGGTGTCGATCGCCATTCGGGAGTGGAAGTTGAATTGCAGGGCAAGTGCGTGAGTTGTGAATGGTATGTGGCTGCCATGGTGCTTGAGGCCCGTCGCGAAGACAGCGTGCTTGCCGCAAATCTGAATAGTAAAATTCCGGTGAACGTGCCCAAGCAGACTGTGCGCTCTGGTGTCGAATACCACTTGAATTCCATGTGGTCGCTGAAGGGGCGTGGAGTCTTTGAAGGGGAGCGTTCGGTCACTGCGGATAATTCTGTTTTGATTCCGGGGTGGATTCGCTGGGATGCAGGTGTTGGCTACAAATTAAAATTGGATGGAGTGCAGCTACAGTCAGAATTGCTGGTGGAGAATCTGATGAACAATAAATACTGGCGGGAGGCCCCAACTCAGTACGGACATGTTTATTTGTATCCAGGCGGGGATCGTCTGTTCTCTTTGAACGTGCAGTTGTTTTTGTGA
- a CDS encoding trans-sulfuration enzyme family protein has product MTKKSARKHLSPRTQAIHGEALSKSWEFSHHLIPPMTASTTFRLGSLTRGAEGFSSFAGDTKDKPIWIYDRLEEPTTKMLEDQLAVLEKGESAVTFGSGMGAISSTFMTLMKSGQRVVAHKTLYGCTYSLITNWLPRLGIEHSLIDVNNLKVLEKELSNPQTRVIYFESVSNPILEIADLAKITALVKAANKKRKVDDRIYTVVDNTFATPWSLRPIEWGVDFVIQSLTKNISGFGTEMGGAVIAPKSFEGMLRVARKDFGAIIHPYSAWHIMVYGISTQAIRFEQQQATAMKVAQFLEKHPKVESVTYPGLKSHPQYKLARKYLISPENKFCPGTMISFNVKGNMKRCQKFVDDIAQNSYSITLAVSLGLTKTLIEVPGFMTHSAIPEDKRGESKIDPRAIRLSIGLENAKDIISDIEDALKRI; this is encoded by the coding sequence ATGACCAAAAAGTCAGCGCGCAAACATTTGTCACCAAGAACACAAGCCATTCACGGAGAAGCCCTTTCCAAGTCATGGGAGTTTTCTCACCATTTGATTCCACCAATGACGGCATCGACGACGTTCCGCTTGGGTTCACTGACTCGTGGAGCAGAGGGTTTTAGCAGCTTTGCGGGTGACACCAAGGATAAGCCAATCTGGATCTATGATCGTCTTGAGGAACCAACGACCAAAATGCTGGAAGATCAATTGGCGGTTTTGGAAAAAGGCGAAAGTGCAGTCACGTTCGGAAGCGGCATGGGTGCCATTTCTTCGACATTTATGACTCTTATGAAAAGTGGCCAGCGTGTGGTGGCTCATAAAACTCTTTATGGTTGCACTTACAGTCTGATCACAAACTGGTTGCCGCGATTGGGGATCGAACACTCCTTGATTGACGTCAATAATTTGAAAGTCCTTGAAAAGGAACTTAGCAATCCGCAAACACGCGTGATTTATTTTGAATCGGTATCGAATCCGATTTTGGAAATCGCTGATCTGGCAAAAATCACAGCTCTGGTAAAAGCGGCAAATAAAAAACGCAAAGTGGATGACCGTATCTATACGGTGGTGGACAACACGTTCGCAACCCCTTGGTCCCTGCGCCCTATCGAGTGGGGAGTGGATTTCGTGATCCAAAGTTTGACCAAAAATATTTCTGGCTTTGGTACGGAAATGGGTGGAGCCGTGATTGCTCCAAAATCTTTTGAAGGCATGTTGCGTGTTGCACGTAAGGATTTTGGTGCGATCATTCATCCTTATTCTGCATGGCACATTATGGTTTATGGTATCTCAACCCAGGCGATTCGTTTTGAGCAACAGCAGGCGACGGCAATGAAGGTTGCGCAATTCCTGGAAAAACATCCAAAGGTGGAGTCTGTCACCTATCCGGGTTTGAAGTCTCATCCGCAGTATAAATTGGCACGCAAATATTTGATTTCTCCGGAAAACAAATTCTGCCCGGGCACGATGATTTCCTTTAACGTTAAGGGGAATATGAAGCGCTGTCAGAAGTTTGTCGATGATATCGCACAAAATTCATATTCGATCACTTTGGCGGTTTCTTTGGGGCTGACCAAGACGCTGATCGAAGTTCCGGGTTTTATGACTCACTCAGCGATTCCTGAAGATAAACGTGGCGAGAGTAAAATTGATCCACGCGCGATTCGCTTAAGTATTGGTCTTGAGAATGCCAAAGACATCATTTCCGATATCGAAGACGCACTAAAAAGAATTTAA
- a CDS encoding NAD-dependent malic enzyme: MDSENSHNRPVYIPYSGTFLLDISLLNKGSAFSEEERSNLNLHGLLPEQIETISEQAARAYSQFKVIKNSLDRHVFLRNLQDTNETLFYHLVVNHITEMLPVIYTPVVGEACEHFSEIYRAHRGLFISYSHRDRIDEMLRNVTKQKVKVIVVTDGERILGLGDQGIGGMGIPIGKLSLYTACGGVSPAYTLPVVLDVGTNNQQLINDPLYMGWKHPRISGEEYYAFVDAFIEAVKRRWPDILLQFEDFAQKNASPLLKRYRDELCCFNDDIQGTAAVVVGSLVAASHAAGGHLRDQRVVFLGAGSAGCGIAEQIIARMKLEGLSEVDARARVFMVDRFGLLTDKMPNLLDFQAPLVQSSESLQSWNIGEGEISLLETVRLAKPTVLIGASAQPGLFTEEIIRLMHSNCARPIVMPLSNPTSRVEALPEDIIRWTDGAALVATGSPFAPVSFGDRIFPIAQCNNSYIFPGVGLGVIASGARRVTDLMLMAASEALASCSPMATDGNGALLPELKDIAEVSRKIAFEVGKAAQSDGVAITTTDEELLASIEKNFWKPEYRDYRHRAAT; encoded by the coding sequence AGAAGAGCGATCCAACCTGAATCTTCACGGCCTGCTGCCAGAGCAGATTGAAACAATCAGTGAGCAGGCGGCCAGAGCCTACAGTCAGTTTAAAGTTATTAAAAACAGCCTGGATCGCCATGTGTTTCTGCGCAATCTGCAAGATACCAATGAAACATTGTTCTATCATCTGGTCGTAAACCATATCACTGAAATGCTGCCGGTTATTTACACACCGGTTGTCGGTGAAGCCTGCGAGCATTTTTCCGAGATCTACCGTGCTCATCGGGGCTTGTTTATTTCTTATTCCCATCGCGATCGAATTGACGAAATGCTTCGTAACGTCACCAAACAGAAAGTAAAAGTCATTGTTGTCACAGACGGGGAAAGAATTTTGGGTTTGGGTGATCAGGGCATTGGCGGCATGGGAATTCCTATTGGAAAGCTTTCCTTGTACACCGCTTGCGGTGGAGTCAGTCCGGCTTACACTCTGCCGGTGGTTCTTGATGTCGGAACAAACAATCAACAGCTGATCAATGACCCACTGTACATGGGTTGGAAACATCCGCGCATCTCGGGTGAAGAGTACTATGCCTTTGTGGATGCTTTTATTGAGGCGGTAAAACGTCGCTGGCCCGATATTCTTTTGCAATTTGAAGACTTCGCTCAGAAGAATGCCTCCCCTTTATTGAAGCGATATCGCGATGAGCTGTGCTGCTTTAATGATGATATTCAGGGAACGGCCGCAGTTGTGGTCGGCAGTCTGGTCGCTGCAAGTCACGCAGCCGGTGGACACCTTCGCGATCAAAGAGTGGTCTTTTTGGGCGCCGGGTCTGCAGGATGTGGAATCGCGGAGCAAATTATTGCCCGAATGAAGCTTGAAGGTTTGAGTGAGGTCGATGCTCGTGCCCGGGTTTTCATGGTGGATCGTTTTGGTCTTTTGACTGACAAAATGCCAAATCTTTTGGATTTCCAAGCTCCGTTGGTTCAGTCCTCGGAAAGTTTGCAAAGTTGGAACATAGGGGAAGGTGAGATTTCACTTTTAGAAACGGTTCGTCTGGCAAAACCGACGGTTTTGATCGGTGCCTCCGCCCAACCGGGACTGTTCACAGAAGAGATCATTCGTTTGATGCACTCCAACTGTGCCCGTCCGATCGTGATGCCGCTTTCTAATCCAACTTCCCGCGTGGAAGCACTGCCAGAGGATATTATTCGCTGGACGGATGGGGCGGCTTTGGTTGCAACTGGAAGTCCGTTTGCTCCGGTGTCTTTCGGAGACAGGATTTTTCCGATCGCTCAATGTAACAACTCTTATATTTTCCCAGGTGTGGGTTTGGGTGTTATTGCCTCAGGGGCCCGTCGTGTGACAGACCTGATGTTGATGGCAGCAAGTGAAGCATTGGCGAGTTGTTCGCCGATGGCGACCGATGGAAATGGGGCCTTGTTGCCGGAGCTGAAGGATATTGCCGAAGTTTCCCGCAAGATTGCATTCGAAGTGGGGAAGGCCGCGCAATCCGACGGAGTGGCGATCACTACCACTGACGAGGAATTGCTGGCCTCCATTGAAAAAAACTTCTGGAAGCCCGAGTACCGCGATTACCGCCACAGAGCTGCGACTTAA